DNA from Solanum stenotomum isolate F172 chromosome 3, ASM1918654v1, whole genome shotgun sequence:
TCATAACTGTAAAGTTTCACCAAAAAGAAACTATTGCTGATCAAGAAGACGACTTACAGCTTGGAGTAGTAAGTTTGAGAGTTCGGAAGCAAATGTCATAAAGAGCTTCATTGTCCAAAACCATGCACTCATCTGCATTCTCAACAAGCTGGTGAACAGAGAGAGTTGCATTATAGGGCTCAACAACAGTGTCGGAAACTTTCGGGGAAGGAAACACAGAGAAAGTAAGCATCATTCTGTCTGGGTACTCTTCCCTGATCTTAGATATGAGGAGAGTTCCCATTCCTGATCCAGTTCCACCTCCCAAAGAATGACAAACCTGAAAACCTGAAATTTAAAACAGAGTCCACATTCATAAGCTTTACAAAATAGACAATTTACTTGGATTCAAGCCATTTACTGCACATAATCAACAAAATTATAGCAAACGCAAACTTCATTTCTCTCTTATAAGCCTAACAAAAATTTGTTCAAACAGGGAATGAATACATCAGTCTTCAAAcatctaaatttaaaattgcaTTGTTATTACGACGTAAACATGATTTCTTGCTAAGTTGGACATACATACCACACGCACCGGATGATCAGTTAAACATCCTTCTTTGAAAAATTATAACGGtcgtataaaaaaaatacaacgcatataaaaaaaaacttgaacaCTCTTGGCGAAATTCCTGACTTTGCTATCATGCACAAGTACATACACAGCCCGATCACCGTCCGAGTAATCACATGTTACAAAATAAGTTCTGTTATAGAATCAAAAAGCACTAAACGAAAAGCAACAGCCAAATTACCTTGTAAGCAATCACTGTTCTCAGCCTCCTTCCTTACAACATCCATGACCGAGTCGATAAGTTCCGCTCCTTCAGTATAGTGTCCTTTGGCCCAATTATTACCAGCACCAGACTGACCAAAGACGAAGTTATCCGGCCGGAATATCTGACCATAAGGACCTGATCTAACGCTGTCCATGGTTCCCGGCTCCAAGTCCATGAGGACGGCGCGTGGAACGAACCTTCCACAACTTGCCTCGTTGTAGTAGACATTCACGCGCTCCAATTGAAGGTCACTCTCTCCTTTGTACCTTCCGGTGGAATCAATGCCGTGCTCGGCACACACAACCTCCCAGAACTTAGCTCCGATCTGGTTCCCACATTGGCCTCCCTGAATGTGCAAAATCTCACGCATTTTTGCTTTTGATTTCGCGAGAAATTGGATGAATGGGATTACTGTTGTAGAGAGAATTTGGGTTTAGGAAAATGGAGGAAAGAGGAGTTGAGGTTTATATACTGATGAAAGGGTGGTAGGAAAAATGAAAACGGAGTTTGTTCGCCGTTACAACTTGACGGCGACAGTTCATTTTTTGGGggaattttgaaaagtttagTCACGCGGGTTTGACGTGTGTGATAGACACGCGCTTTTATCACGTTGTGAAAAAAAGCGGTTAAGATTGTTGCGTGCACGTGAAGCGTCGGAAAGGAGGCATGTGATTACTGGAGAAGTCATGTGAAAAAACAGCTGGAAGAATTTTTAGAAGAAACTGTTTTTGTTTGGTTCAATAATTGTAGAAAAGGATAACCCAACTAATGAAATGAATAATAAGTCAGTAATTAATTAGTAAAGGATTATGGGGGAGTGGTAAGACGGGAAACTCAAATTAATGATAGTTTAGATGAGTTTCGATAAATATTTGGTGATAATTCAGATAGAAAACTCATACTATAGTTCAATGGTGTGATTTACAAAAAGAATATTCAATCATCAACGACATAAGCAAATTTAGGGAGTTTCAACTTTCAATCGTGGTGTATAGCTTATGGTGTTTGTTTTCATAGGAATATGTTCTCCTCTTCACGTGTTGACAAAAGTAAAAGTTTCAATTTAGCTCAGTCTGTACTGAAGAGCATGGCAGAAAGAAAGAAGATCACCCAAGAAATTATAAAATGCTAAATAAtttgcaatatatatatttatgggtACGACTAAGATAGTAATCACGTTTGTGTATATTCTACCGTCTCCAACCCTTTACATTGGAATTATTGTTGTATATGGGCCAGACTGTAAGGTGAAGTGTGGGGAAAATGCCATTATATTTTATAGAGCAGAAAAAGTAGAACATCCCAAACGTGGTTTTCACTCAAACAAgtgcaaaaagaaaatctaatATACTTTTCAGAGAGAGATTCATACATATTACTCAGTAGGGCTAGCTTATACCAGCAATACAAGGAAGCTTCTTAACTCCTTGTGTGTGCACTGTTAATTATATCCTAGTTTTTGTTAGTTTTCTCaagatagatatacatatatatacacatgattTTTTCTGAAGTTAATGGGTGCACGTACAACCCATAAATGTGGATCCGCCTGTGCCTGACCCTGTCATGAATAATAAAGAAGGGAGAAAGATCTAGAGAGAGTGAGATATCATGGAGTGATCAAGTGAGATCGGATGCATTAATCATTATACTTTCTCATCAAGCAACCTTTCTCTCAATTGCGCTCACCCCTTTTGATATTCTTGTGTCAACATAACATactaacttgataatacatgtGTTTTTTTATTAGATATATTTATGcttagattttaaaatttactaaaaattGTTATCGAACCAATATAATACATTAATATTGATTGATTTGGTATCGATTTAGCAGTTATCAACCGATGATtatcaattaaattaataacACCTTTATTGAGAAAGACATATTTATCTATGTATGCTGATATGTTAATCCATGTATTATGATCAGTTAGTTAGTTTTAAGTTTCGATTGGTTTGCTTAATTTGTGGTTAGTGTAGTTGTTAAGTTAGTTGTGCTTAGTGCGTAGGCAATAACCCAAAGTGTTTGACGCTATTGAATCTTGCTActattaaatttcatttttttcaatttacgattctattttgatataatattaattatagcCATGCTCGGCCAATGAATTTGTATATCAAGTAGGAATGTTTAAAATCAAACCATAATTGATAAGTCAGTCGCAAAATTAGCTTATTGATTTATTGGTATTGAGTTATAGAATAAATGGTTGATGAACATATTAGAATTTTATAGTTAATGGTTTATTGGTGTGGAAACGGATTATTCAATTTCCTTATTGGATAAATCGCTAACATGTTAAGAATTACCATATTTACACTTTTAACTTAGGTATGTTAGcatcatttaataatttttttcaaaatatataaattatatattgttaGTCCTAAGGCCGTAAAgccaaaaatttgaaaaacatttactTATCTGTTAGTATTAACTATTACATTACTATTAATCTATATTTTCCTCCAGTATAaaagaattttataatttaactacatttaaaatagggaaaaaaagtcattttttaagGCACGTTCatggagaaaaaaaagatagatGTTAGTCAATACACCGTCCGATAACCGCCCACTAAGTGCTAATATGTTATCGAACCAACCGATATCTTATAGATTTGCTAGCGGAttagtaaatttaaaaattaatatttattaggTCAAATCGTTAAAGAGAAATTATCCGCCCGATAAGCAGCCCTAATATCAAGTGGTTCTCTTCAATTAGTTTTTACCTTTCTGGATTTGTTGTCttctttacttattttcttaaaatcatcaattctcgtatgaattaaatttattttgaaattagtaggtcttaattatcaaatatttaCCAAACGAGTCAATTCGAATAATTTGGATATACTTGTGGCTCATTTGACCATGTGATACAAAATAATGAGATgagattaaaattttatttggatgTATAATTTGGACATTTTATGTATACAATAATTATTGATCAAAtttcaattcaataaaaaatatgaacataagttgtagtgtactagtttttaatataatcctcccacatattACAAACAATCTACTCACGTTGAACTTGTATTTCTCAATAGATTTTTTTCAATTACTGCCACAATGATTAGTCTTGTCTactcaatataataataataaaaaattatttattaaatgtgATTTGAATGAAGTAGTAATAAATTtgatcaaaaataataaatttggtgaatttaaatgaaaaaatagaaattcatttgaagtaataataaattttatgttgatgtgatttttttggataaatgtAAAATATAGATGTGAAtttctttttacaaaatataaacttgtaggtcaatttttgtatttgaaaaattccaaatcataattttttttttgtacaccctcctccctaggagctcccacccttttgctcccttggtgactcgaactcgcaaccttcgggttggaagtgaggggtgcttaccatccgagcaacccCCTCTCGTCGAccaaatcataatttaaaattttacatgatgtttttttttttgaagaatttaaaatttcatctcatgacATGAAATCAACTTGAAATCGCATTGTCCTAACAGTGTCGTAATGTCCAAACTGACCCTCCTCAATAGTTTTGGACCGTTATTGAATTAGCTGTTTGCCCCGGATCCGATAACCCATGGAGCTTTGGGCGGTCCGAAATCGAGCCGTAATGTCGAATTTGTGTATCCAAAACCTCACAAAACCCTTGTCTTCAACCCGCAGCCATACGTAAAAGCTTTCTCATTCACAGTGTTCATTCAACCTGGGAGCTACTGTTATTTCTTCCTTTAATTCACAAAGCAGAAGCAGAGGAATCATACTCTGTAAGAAAAAATGGTGAGCAAAAGGCAGAAATTAGCTCGAAAACGATACAAGGAAGCTAATCCTGAACTATTCCCCAAGCCAGAACCAACTCCGCCTAAAGACCcgaacaagaaaaagaagaagaagagcactttcaagaagaaaaaaggagaaTCCAAAGATCCTAATAACAAACGTTCATTTACTAAGCACCCTTTTAGAGTCGCTGGAATGAAGCCTGGTGAAAGCTGTTTTATATGTAAAGAGCATGACCATATTGCTAGGGATTGCCCTAGAAAAGCCGAATGGGAAAAGAATAAGgtacaaatgttttattttttttcattattggGTATATTTTGTATTGCGATGTTTATGCTACTCTGCTGGAGTTTATGATAGCTAGAGCCTACTTTGGGATACCATTTTTGTAGCTTTTAATTGGAATAGTGCTGGGAATGCTAACAACTTCATAGGAATGCTCTCTGATTATAAGTAACGGAAGTATGAGAAACAAGGGATAGTAACAGAACATAAACTACCACAAACAATACGATAGGGAATGTTCTTCCATTAATAaacgaaaaatgaaaattgaattgaatcttttgttttcatttcATCTTCGTATTttgacatttcatttgaaagaaTAATAATGCTTTGATATTTTGGTTCGGTTCTCCATGGTGTAGTCATTCCAGAGTTTGGCTGCTAAAACTGTCGATTTGCAACAAATAGATGAAATCTATTATGAACTTAACACTCCATAACTAGATTCAAAGTGCATTGTACTTACTTTACTTAGAAAGAAAATATGTATATTCCATATCATTAATCCCAATTAACTTCTAAATAACCCTTTCCAACTTATAATTGTTACCACACACCACCGTTGGTGGTCAGTCCAGCCTCCACCACTCTTAATTCCACCAACTTTTATTCTCAATGGAGCATTGGAAAATGACTTAGCAGATGATTTTCTTAGGTAAAATGTTTCCTTTTCTGGTAAGAAAACAATTGAAGTCATACCAAACGTGGCCTTTGTACAGAATCTATTTAGTATTGACTTGTAGTTTCACTGCCCAATGATATCCAAGATGATGTTTTGCTACACTAGAAGAATATTATTGCCTCGTGCTGATTTTTCGCTGCTTTGGTTGATACGTGTCTATGAAGATATGTTTGCTTTGTCGTCGACGCGGTCATAGCCTGAAGAATTGCCCCAACAAGAATGATGAAGTGGTGGATAAGAAGTTGTGTTACAATTGTGGTAATACAAGTCATTCTTTGGCTAACTGCCCCTATCCGCTTCAAGATGGTATTTTTCCTTTTGACCTTATCTAGTAGTATCTCTTTTCTTCATTCCGTGTACaatgtattttcttttactttttttgttttttttgtgtgcATACATTTCTTCAGGTTATGAACTTTTTCCTTGTCCTTCTCATTATAATTTCAATACTGATCCACTAATTTTCATGTACTCTGTGTATCCACTTTGTAATATGCAGTATGGAAGTGTTAAACATTGAATAATTAAGGCTAAACTACTAAATAAGTTCCTGAACCAACTGACAGGGTCACGGTATTGGTTAATTGTTATAGTGTTGCCTTGACCAATCAAACTCCATTAATCCATACTTACAAAATAGGAGTTGACCTAAGttacctttatcaaaaaaaagaaaggagttGACCTAAATTGCGTTAATGCTGAGTTAAGAAATTAGTTTCAGAATTTCTTTGGTGGAACAAAAAGAGTATATGCAACCGACAAAACTGAAGTGCTTCAAGAATTAGCATATGCTAAATTGTTGCTATATATGTGCTATTCAGATTGAGTTGCCCTTGTCTTCCAAGGTCTATTGAAGTTGATCTAACAATAATATCTTTTCtattagaaatatttttgttgtttcttttctttaattGTAGTAAAATCATGTTGTTTTCTCAATTATGCAGGTGGAACAAAGTTTGCCAGCTGCTTTATTTGTAAAGAACAAGGTCACTTGAGTAAGGACTGCCCTAAAAATACGCATGGCATATACCCAAAGGTACATATATTCGATTggcttcaaacttcattttcAATCACTTCACAGCTACCTTCTGATGCTGGTTCGATACGTCCATGTTTACTCAATCAAAATGGGCTCTTTTCTAGGGAAACTTTAAAACGTTAATTTCACCGGAGGTTAGAAGTTCAAGTTCTTGATGACTTTTGTTTGCAGGGTGGTTGTTGCAAAATTTGTGGTGGCGTTACACATTTGGCAAGAGACTGTCCTAATAAATCTGGCAAAGCTTCTGATGCGGCCATTGGTAGATTTAAAATTTGTACgtactttaatatattattccaTTAATTTGCTCTTCGGCACTTCTAGTTTTGCCTTCACTTTTAGGAAAAAGATATATCAAGGATTTCTACTGCTTGCAACCTTTTGTATGCTATCATTTTTTCATGTCATACTATCATTATACATGTTTAAGGAACTCTTTAAGGGGTTATTTGGTGgggtgtataaaaataatgctaaatagagtgtattaataatgcttgcattagtcatacatagattatttcttatgcattgtttggtttggtgtattaaaaataacatgcgttgtataaaaacatttatttacaaaaatatcctccataattatggtgaaaaagatgtaaaaagggttttgaggggtaattgggtctttaaccatgctaatACATGCATGAAATCTCTGTCTTACTAATAcgtagaaatccatggtattagtaatgcacAGTAGAGTGTGTAACtagtgcttgcattagttaaacATAGCATGAAAAAGTATACCAAACAAGGTACCACTAATACATAgagctaatgcatgcattattttttctaatacactctaccaaacgacccccaACATATTAACTTATATGCTATCATTATAATGTTCACACTCTGTAACTTCTTTGTCATTCAGTTTGGCTCATGTCCTACATACCTAATCATATGGCCCTCAATAGTTGCAGATTTAGCAAGGCTGCATATAACTTGACAAACTGAGCACTTGCTCTCTTCTACTTTTCTTGTGCATGACCTAGTCTTGTTTTCTCTTGACAGTATGAAGACAGTCCGACAACTttgtcaacttttttttttctttatctgcTCAGTTGAACAGGTTTTGGCCATGGTAAAGCCAGGCCAATTTCTTTTGGTGCAGAAGAGAATTAATCGAGCTACAGTTGTctgtttatcatatttttttaatataattaaagacCTCATAAGTCATATCACAGTCACTCTTGTTCCTTTTCAATATAAAGTCTGTACCTTCTCATGTCCTCTTTCATACACTCCTTCAGTTCCATGTTCATGAATTTTGTGCTAAATGTAGCAAGGGAACAGTCCATTTTGTTGCATGGGGGGGATTTATGTCATAAGTGGCTGCCTTGTGAATAACGTTTGGTGGACGTTGGTGTGCTCCTTTATTGATTACAAACACACCCtgatagattattttttttactatatgtTTGTGGCTTGTTAGTAGCAGATGCTGCTTGCTAGTGTTGGTTTGGTTTCAACTGTTCCACCTTTTTTGTGACCTTTCCCTTGTTTCTGACAGCTCAATTTGAAGACCGGCCAAGGGGACAAGTTACCAAACTCAGCAGTGGGGATGATCTCGAGGATGACTTCAACTTCAAGGCAGAGGATGTTAATGAAGACGATGATgttaaattaaagaagaaaaaagaacctAAAGTTGTTAATTTTGAAGGATGAGTGAATCTCCAGAAGAACCGGTGATCCTGGAAAGCGCAATCTATTGAATGgatattgattttcttgaaacTGCTCCATATATCTTGTCCAACAACTGCAATTCgctttcaaattttgatttgcAATATTCTTTTCTCCTCTAGTTAGTGAGGATCTTGGACACAAAATACGTCAGAAAATTAAGAACACTTGTGACAAATTGTTCGAGAGTGCTAATGCTAAATGGTGTCTTTTGAGTATGACAAAAAAAAGATTAGGACTACTTTTTTGTCTTCGTTTTTCATTAGTAAACTGTGtatcctccttttttttttttttgcttttggtTAATTACATGTTTCCCAGTTCTACTTCTGCTGACCTGGTCCTTGTTCACAAATAGATGTTGTACTTTGCTGTAAAAGCTTTCTAGTTCAGTAGGATGATCAAATTAGAGTATtgcatttcaaattaatattgtgccaacaatataaaatagagaaattatATAGCGGTTTTTTGTTTAAGTGTAAATTAACATTTGTATATTTAGGGGGCAACTGAATAAAATTTGGgattaatttttatcttatatttgaTTTGAGATACAAATGATGGATTACTACCACATATtgataatgaaataaaataatgtcaTAAAATATCCTTATTTTTCTCATCACGCCCTACAAACGACCGTCGTGGGAATTATATTACAGTTGACAAAGAATGGTCGTGGTCATAGTCGTGACTAAAATGATTAATGAGCCTCAAAATAGCTCAGAATACTCACAACCCCTTATCTAACATTTCCTCTTTAAACTCCGAATCTGTCtcttgtattatttattataaataacaaACCAGCTAGACTGTTTTTTCTCTTGTAGATTGAAGGATCTCTACCATTTTCTCCTCTNCCCCCCACCcctttatccctttttttttctatccaTTTTGCAGGCAGAGATCCTTATCTATTTCATAATTTCATTATACGATAccatggtatatatatatatatatagactctctttctttcacttctttctgtttcattttttcttttcaatcacCATTTTGTCATGTTGTACATCTTTAACTTAATTGTCATTCAACGGCAAATCAATCGGCCGAAGTTGACACCAGCTTTTAGTTAGACAACTCATCTTAAGTAGGCTTTGTTCATTTTGAACATCTGTAGTAGGCATATATTGAGTCATTTGACACCTTTTTTATGTTCTCAAATCCAACTTAAGAGTGTATAGGTGGAAAAATTGACCAATTTGTATGAGACAcgtagatttttatttttttttaacaaaaatgatTCACTTTTACGATGAATCATGGTGCACTAACTAAGCATATAATTTtcgaaaaaaaatcaattctaaatatatatatatttcaacgGGAGAAAAAATGGATCTATTCATGTTTTCTTGGTTGAATGCATCCACTGGCATACACAAGAGTTTTTGTAAGCAGTATcggtatttaaaaaaaaatgaatatatcaTTATAGCGATAAGGGGtgccattttaaatatttatagccAATAATTTCATTTTGGTTATTATCTATAGTTCgcatatttagaaaaaaaataaattgacgaaGCAGTGTCATGTAACACCTCTCAGTACAAGGTGCGTAAGCACCTGCATGCATTAGTTTGGCCTCAATCACTCAATGAATGGTTGAATATAATGGCATtcataatatatactttttactGTTGATCTTATCTCAGGATTTATCAATTGTTCTTATTGTTGTTTCATTTGAATTCTGTGTCTTATTCATGACATTTGACAAATATATAAATGGGCAGGCAAATGCTGTGTCTGGAACGGCCGTACAAGATGAATGTAAGCTGAAATTCTTAGAATTAAAAGCAAAGAGAAACTACAGGTTCATTATCTTCAAGATTGATGGTCAGGAAGTGGTGGTAGAGAAACTTGGCAGCCCTGAAGAAAACTACGATGATTTCGCTAACTCTCTCCCTCCTGATGAATGTCGTTATGCTGTCTTTGATTTCGACTTCATAACTAATGAAAATATCCAGAAAAGCAAGATTTTCTTTATTGCttggtatacatatataacttTCTTTACATGTATATAtccatttgagaaaaaaagatacTCAGTGAAAGAAGATTTGGCCTGATTCTAACTAATAATACTATGTGCATGATGATATCTTTTAGGTCACCTGAATCATCAAGGGTGAGGATGAAGATGGTATACGCGAGCTCAAAGGACAGATTCAAGAGAGAACTGGATGGAATTCAAGTTGAATTGCAAGCAACTGAACCTAGTGAAATGAGCTTTGATCTTATAAAATCGCGAGCCTACTGAGTCCTCTCATGCAGTTGCATTTCCAGTTTCTTTGTTGTGGTTCATCTTTGTATTTCTCATGTAATGCCTTAACTTGTGGTAACAGCATTCTGTATCAAATGGTGGTTTTTCTCCTAAATAAAACATCTGATTGTGCTCTTGTTGCATTTTAGACTGACTAATTCCATTATATTTTCATCCATTGAACTTcaaatgaatatattattacaaATACCTATATAAAGGAAAAAACTTCCTTCCTGAATTGTTTTCCTCCTAAACATATGTTATCCCAACACCAAGGTTTATCGTTCGTGTGCTCCATTATAATGTTAGATGATTATACAACAAACTCTTAACGAAAAAATGTACCTTActacatgtaaaaaaaaaaaaactaaaatcttcGTTGTAGTTTGCTTTTGTTCTTCCAATATTGCTGTTCCCATGAGTCAACTTgttttattgaattttcttttctatCAAGAATAGAGTGAAGACCTGCAGGGCCAAATGGAGGTGGCATGTTACAAGGTATCGCGTCTGAGGGGACTTCAACCATAGATTCTAACATGAACTTCTTTGTCAATCCTTCAGCTGGGCATGCCATTGCCTCTGAACAAAGTTCAACTGCTTTTCGAGGTACAGTGGGCTTGTATTTCAGCAGCTTAGCATACTCACTCAAGAGATGGAACATGTAGTCGTACACATAATCCATTTTGAGTTGTTCTTGAATGAAATCGCTTGCTGCCTTACCAATCGCCTGTGCCTATGTTATTCACCAAAGAAGTAAATTATCGGACAATGCCAATAAGATGGTGCAGACCGTTATATTATACAGTCGAAGTTGAATGGGAAGCTAAATGTGAAAAAAGAGTGGAATTCAGATTATAGATTACCTCTTGTTCATGAGTATTCCCCCAGTCAACAGCATGCTTGATTGATCGGCATTTGTCTTTATCTTTTACGGGCCAGTAATGTTGCAGAGGCATCAAACCTCTGGTGTAGAAATCGTAGTACTGGGGTTTTATAAGTAACGTAACAGAATCACAGGCAAGAATATATTTTTCACTCACGGACCATGCAGATCCTTCTACATAAATCTTGTATCTGACATAATTGCATaatgaagaaaagagaaaaatcggACAACGTTTAGGAAGATATAGTTAACAAACACGGACATGTTaacgaaaaataattaaagagaaaCAACTTTATTTTTCGTACCTGTGGATGCACTGACTAGCTAAGTCTGATTTCTTGTACCCTTGCTTCTCTTCTTGAGCCCAGTCCTACATATATTTATAGATTCCTCACTTAAATTTCTCTTACATTCTACATTTCCTACTATCCCTAGTCATGTAATTAGCCTCACTAGAGCAGTGAATCTGTGGTAAACATGACAGACATGTTCCACATACGTACATTCACTGGACTTGGAAATTTCAGGACAATAAGTTAGTATGAAATTCCTCACAAAGGCTCAACCTCCAAATATGACGGAAGTAGTTGATTGAAGTCGAGACTAGCTCACCTCTCACCTTTTTCATATTTGACATCATAGTAGAAGCTATTATGAACCAGCATGTATAATATTCCTACTCCTAGCATATAAGGTCATGAGGGATTCATATTTTCTGACTTGCGACAACAAGCATGATTACATGTCGTAGAACAAGATACCTGAGCATAAACGCGTGCATTCCAGTCCTGCTTTTCTGAAACATTGCACTTGAGCAGATCCCTCCTGGTTTCAGCAACAACAGGATTGCCTTTCCAGTATGCATATGGTTCCCTGTCGGTCCATTTTATCTTCTCATTCCCTTTCTTTAAGTCCTTCGACAAAGTCTCCCAAGGCTTTATATTAATCTCTGGCCTAAACAATGTTAATGGAACAAAAAGATAAGGTTCAGTAAAACTTATAAGATTATCAAATCAATATGCATGCGAGAAAATTAAGGTTCGTACCATCCCCAGAATGACCAGTCTGGAAAAACAATATCCAAACTGCTATCATTCCCGCAGTATCGGAACAGAGGTGGAGGAGCAGGGGCCTTAGGGTGTCGATAGAATTCAGTCTTAAGAACTGGCCAGTCAACGCAGTCGAACATCAGGTCCAAATCAGGTACTTTACCAGGGTACCTACGTAACATTTGTAAAATGCCCCATAATGTAAATGTGTCTCTACTTTGAAATGCCTTATGATAGGTTTCAACATATGCTCTTCCATTCACTATCACCAACCGAAAATCTGCTGTCCTTTTGGCTCTCATCACCATTTCTTTGGTGATTCCTGTTTCTCTCCAATGCCATAGGTCATCGTAGATCCAACGGAAGTAATCTGGACATGTAGGTGGCGGAGGAGATGATTTAGAGGCTTCATTTTGTTCGGTGAACTTCAACGGGTAGTAAGATGCAGGGCAAGTTCTTGTGAGATTCCCAAGTGTACAATTTAGTTGGATTTCCAGTTTCTTCAGAGGCTGTTTTGAGACTGCTGGAGTTGCATCAGTGTGATTGTGGCGTGTTACGGGGGTTAATATTGTCTTTCGTGGAGAATATCCTGTGGTGGACTATCAATGCGGAAGAATAAACCATTAGCGTAAATTCAATAAGATGATGAATTGGTTCACAATGTAGACAAGAACAAGATATATATGAATACTGAACAATATTGACATATGGTGTCCTGGACGCAACATCATGCACATAGGCAAACTcagaatttgaagactttggGCGCAccaataaacttaaaataaaaacaatagagACATAGGTTCCTAGGGTGGTTCCTCTGTGGCTTGTACAAGCGATACAAGGGCACTCCTATACTCCTCATGGGTGCACAATTAGTTATATTctagttt
Protein-coding regions in this window:
- the LOC125858047 gene encoding uncharacterized protein C683.02c — encoded protein: MVSKRQKLARKRYKEANPELFPKPEPTPPKDPNKKKKKKSTFKKKKGESKDPNNKRSFTKHPFRVAGMKPGESCFICKEHDHIARDCPRKAEWEKNKICLLCRRRGHSLKNCPNKNDEVVDKKLCYNCGNTSHSLANCPYPLQDGGTKFASCFICKEQGHLSKDCPKNTHGIYPKGGCCKICGGVTHLARDCPNKSGKASDAAIGRFKISQFEDRPRGQVTKLSSGDDLEDDFNFKAEDVNEDDDVKLKKKKEPKVVNFEG
- the LOC125858055 gene encoding actin-depolymerizing factor 12 — encoded protein: MANAVSGTAVQDECKLKFLELKAKRNYRFIIFKIDGQEVVVEKLGSPEENYDDFANSLPPDECRYAVFDFDFITNENIQKSKIFFIAWSPESSRVRMKMVYASSKDRFKRELDGIQVELQATEPSEMSFDLIKSRAY
- the LOC125858039 gene encoding uncharacterized protein LOC125858039 translates to MATKTSSLTLFVSLLLFIGAIFSTHFLYSPFDNSTTGYSPRKTILTPVTRHNHTDATPAVSKQPLKKLEIQLNCTLGNLTRTCPASYYPLKFTEQNEASKSSPPPPTCPDYFRWIYDDLWHWRETGITKEMVMRAKRTADFRLVIVNGRAYVETYHKAFQSRDTFTLWGILQMLRRYPGKVPDLDLMFDCVDWPVLKTEFYRHPKAPAPPPLFRYCGNDSSLDIVFPDWSFWGWPEINIKPWETLSKDLKKGNEKIKWTDREPYAYWKGNPVVAETRRDLLKCNVSEKQDWNARVYAQDWAQEEKQGYKKSDLASQCIHRYKIYVEGSAWSVSEKYILACDSVTLLIKPQYYDFYTRGLMPLQHYWPVKDKDKCRSIKHAVDWGNTHEQEAQAIGKAASDFIQEQLKMDYVYDYMFHLLSEYAKLLKYKPTVPRKAVELCSEAMACPAEGLTKKFMLESMVEVPSDAIPCNMPPPFGPAGLHSILDRKENSIKQVDSWEQQYWKNKSKLQRRF